From the genome of Chania multitudinisentens RB-25, one region includes:
- a CDS encoding fimbrial protein: MKTKKTLRGRLLALSLCGTALLLLGGSQAYAATICNPTPPISLTFPPQLFEGGADGPTIGQPLGSGWGAALSSPNFFNGDDCLIEKGLVMFNGAQPVGNYTEDGNTYTIFSTSVPSIGLIYEIKATSVANYLPVRYPVTNFYPDPRPSQTMGIDIRAKLIVIGRITSGVYPVDSQAGSYIFANGPTINTVSDSSDLVVNATTVTIKASTCQMNSATTQNVLLPPVSKSQFSGVGSSAGAGANFALTTLCGSGVKLYATMTDGSDPGNTDNILKPGDGTTALGIGVQILRNDLPISFGPDSAAAGNTNQWYIGTADGGGSESFSIPLKARYIQTMPDMVAGSVKARATVTFSYQ; the protein is encoded by the coding sequence ATGAAAACGAAGAAAACATTGCGCGGCAGGCTGCTCGCGCTATCACTGTGCGGCACCGCTTTGTTGCTGTTGGGGGGCTCTCAGGCTTATGCCGCCACTATATGCAACCCGACGCCGCCGATTTCTCTCACTTTCCCTCCGCAGCTCTTTGAAGGCGGGGCCGACGGCCCCACCATCGGTCAGCCTCTCGGCAGTGGCTGGGGAGCCGCTTTGAGCAGCCCCAATTTCTTTAACGGCGATGATTGCCTGATTGAGAAAGGTCTCGTGATGTTTAATGGGGCACAGCCTGTTGGCAACTATACTGAGGATGGTAATACTTACACCATATTTAGCACCAGCGTGCCGAGTATCGGTCTCATTTATGAGATAAAGGCCACGTCGGTAGCAAACTATCTGCCGGTAAGATATCCAGTCACTAACTTCTATCCAGATCCCAGACCATCGCAAACCATGGGGATAGATATTCGTGCCAAACTGATAGTGATTGGGCGTATAACCAGCGGTGTTTACCCTGTTGACTCACAAGCCGGGTCTTATATTTTTGCCAATGGCCCAACGATTAATACGGTCTCCGATTCCAGTGACTTGGTCGTCAACGCAACTACGGTGACGATCAAGGCCAGTACGTGCCAAATGAACAGTGCCACTACTCAGAACGTATTGCTGCCACCGGTCAGCAAAAGCCAGTTCTCCGGCGTAGGGAGCTCGGCAGGTGCCGGAGCTAATTTCGCGTTGACGACGCTCTGCGGCAGCGGTGTCAAACTTTATGCCACGATGACTGATGGTTCCGATCCGGGCAATACCGATAATATTCTCAAACCTGGCGATGGTACTACTGCATTGGGCATTGGGGTTCAGATACTCCGCAACGATTTGCCCATTTCCTTTGGCCCAGATTCAGCCGCTGCGGGGAATACCAACCAGTGGTATATAGGCACTGCGGACGGCGGGGGGAGTGAATCATTTTCCATCCCATTGAAAGCCAGATACATTCAGACAATGCCGGATATGGTGGCTGGCAGCGTGAAGGCCAGAGCTACAGTGACTTTCTCTTATCAGTGA
- a CDS encoding fimbria/pilus outer membrane usher protein, with the protein MLAGLLHAVAPRQSYQLFMTSLLAMAVSSVVHATGQNASEQAEFDPGFFRGLSAQAADLSRFSKGNTLAPGHYRFDIYVNELWIGRQEIAVTLTIPEAEAVYCFTPEQVLQWGLDASKLPEAALAQKALKNDKCFDTEKFIPGFKLNANTGELTLGITVPQAFIGSRRGVVAPELWDHGVTASFIGYNLNAFRTNNRDANNTTQYFGGFNSGINVGAWRLRHNSSYTRTDGSDSSSHYQSISTYAQRSIAPLRAQLTVGQYFTPSDQFDSVPFTGVQLTSDTRMNPDTENGFAPVVRGIANSNAKVTIRQGNHVIHETSVPPGPFAIDDLHSTGYSGDLLVTVTEADGQTQSFTVAYAAVPQLLRPGVSRFNLSAGKYRDSMFDSTSLLLGTWQQGISNLMTAYTGGIMAEQYQSVQGGLALNTGFGALAVDITQSWAKGLRSNTSGIDDHMQGQSYRATYSKLLPETRTNFTLAAYRFSSDGYLSFGDFARAHSTETPAFSEADSLPGLAGGMLASSRPRNRYQLNVNQPLAEGYGNLFFSGSAQNYWNNGGGTNTTFQAGYGNSYGWGNFNVGISRTIGSTGQSNSQYLVSVSIPFGNQPRAPILTSSLNYQDRKNTTVQTTLSGTAGEYNQLSYNAFGSNNRADSHSSNSWGGNVQYSSPYTVMSAGASSGNSARQLNLGLSGSVVAHPGGINLTQYQGETMAVVQAKGAEGATISSNVGAAIQGNGYGVVSGLMPYRQNDIALDPKGISQNVEILGSSQQIAPSAGAITMLKYETETGAPVMLQASRTDGKPIPLGAEVLDSKGQYLAMVGQGDLIFVRGLAPQGRLVVKWGPEATQQCSLQYRLPANMDKLQDYPKVSAKCVL; encoded by the coding sequence ATGCTTGCAGGCCTCTTACACGCAGTTGCTCCTCGCCAGTCATATCAGTTGTTTATGACGAGCCTGTTGGCGATGGCGGTAAGTTCGGTGGTTCATGCCACGGGCCAAAACGCTTCGGAACAGGCAGAGTTCGATCCCGGATTTTTTCGTGGGCTCAGTGCTCAAGCTGCTGACCTTTCGCGCTTCAGCAAAGGAAATACTCTGGCTCCAGGTCACTATCGCTTTGATATATATGTCAATGAACTGTGGATTGGCCGTCAGGAGATCGCCGTAACTCTGACCATTCCAGAGGCGGAAGCGGTTTATTGTTTTACCCCTGAACAGGTGCTGCAATGGGGGCTGGATGCCAGCAAACTCCCCGAAGCGGCGCTGGCGCAAAAAGCGTTGAAAAATGACAAGTGCTTTGATACCGAGAAATTTATTCCCGGCTTTAAGTTAAATGCCAATACGGGTGAATTGACGCTGGGCATTACCGTGCCCCAGGCGTTTATTGGTTCACGCCGTGGTGTGGTTGCGCCAGAGCTTTGGGATCATGGTGTCACCGCCTCATTCATTGGCTACAACCTCAATGCTTTCCGCACCAATAACCGAGATGCCAATAATACCACGCAGTATTTTGGCGGTTTTAACAGCGGGATCAATGTAGGTGCCTGGCGGCTTCGTCATAACAGTAGCTATACCCGGACTGACGGTAGCGATAGTTCCAGCCACTATCAATCCATCAGTACCTATGCCCAGCGTTCGATCGCGCCGCTCCGGGCACAGCTTACGGTAGGGCAATATTTCACGCCGAGCGACCAGTTTGACAGCGTGCCTTTTACCGGTGTGCAACTGACCAGTGATACCCGCATGAACCCTGATACTGAGAACGGCTTTGCACCGGTGGTGCGTGGGATCGCCAACTCGAACGCGAAAGTCACCATTCGCCAAGGTAACCATGTGATCCACGAAACCAGCGTGCCACCCGGCCCGTTTGCCATCGACGATCTCCACAGCACTGGTTACTCAGGAGACTTGCTGGTGACGGTAACCGAAGCCGATGGGCAGACCCAGAGTTTTACCGTGGCCTATGCGGCAGTGCCTCAGTTGCTGCGGCCAGGTGTTTCACGTTTTAACCTGTCGGCGGGAAAATACCGCGACAGCATGTTCGACAGTACCTCTCTGTTGCTGGGCACTTGGCAGCAAGGGATATCCAACCTGATGACGGCCTACACGGGCGGCATCATGGCCGAACAATACCAGTCGGTGCAGGGAGGGCTGGCACTGAACACCGGTTTTGGGGCACTGGCGGTGGATATCACGCAATCATGGGCTAAGGGATTGCGGAGCAATACCAGTGGGATCGATGATCATATGCAAGGGCAAAGTTACCGGGCGACCTACAGCAAGTTATTGCCTGAAACACGCACCAACTTTACCTTGGCGGCTTACCGCTTTTCGAGCGATGGCTATCTGAGTTTTGGTGATTTTGCTCGGGCACACAGTACTGAAACACCGGCATTTAGTGAGGCGGATAGCCTGCCCGGTCTGGCGGGCGGTATGCTTGCGTCATCCCGGCCGCGTAACCGCTATCAACTGAACGTCAACCAACCGTTAGCCGAGGGCTACGGTAACCTGTTTTTCAGCGGTTCTGCACAGAACTATTGGAATAACGGCGGGGGCACCAATACCACATTTCAGGCGGGTTATGGTAACAGCTACGGCTGGGGGAACTTTAATGTTGGTATCAGCCGGACCATCGGTTCGACGGGCCAGTCAAATTCGCAGTATCTGGTCAGCGTCAGCATTCCATTCGGCAACCAGCCGCGTGCACCAATACTGACCAGTTCGCTGAACTATCAGGATCGCAAAAATACCACCGTGCAAACCACCTTGAGCGGTACTGCTGGTGAATATAACCAACTGAGCTACAACGCGTTTGGCAGCAATAATCGCGCTGACAGCCACAGTAGCAATTCATGGGGCGGGAATGTGCAGTACAGCTCACCCTATACCGTGATGAGCGCCGGGGCCAGCAGTGGCAACAGTGCTCGGCAGTTGAATCTGGGGCTGAGTGGCAGCGTGGTCGCCCACCCGGGCGGTATCAACCTGACGCAGTATCAGGGGGAAACGATGGCGGTGGTGCAGGCCAAAGGGGCCGAAGGGGCGACCATCAGCAGCAATGTTGGTGCGGCGATCCAGGGGAATGGTTACGGAGTGGTCTCTGGGTTGATGCCGTATCGCCAGAACGACATTGCGCTCGATCCGAAAGGGATATCGCAAAACGTGGAGATCCTTGGCAGTTCCCAGCAGATCGCCCCCAGCGCCGGGGCCATCACGATGCTGAAATACGAGACCGAGACTGGCGCACCGGTGATGTTACAGGCGAGCCGGACAGACGGTAAACCGATCCCGCTGGGTGCCGAGGTATTGGATAGCAAGGGGCAATATCTGGCGATGGTGGGTCAGGGTGACCTGATCTTCGTTCGTGGTTTGGCCCCGCAGGGACGGCTGGTGGTGAAATGGGGGCCGGAGGCCACTCAGCAATGTTCTTTGCAGTACCGTCTGCCGGCTAATATGGACAAATTGCAGGATTATCCGAAAGTTTCTGCAAAGTGCGTGCTGTAA
- a CDS encoding molecular chaperone produces MMNRSRILALLFIVLYGWIFQVQANVVISGTRLIYPAKEREITLKTTNMGKDPSMVQVWIDRGDPNSRADTANAPFLVTPPLVRIDPNKGQAFRIVFTGAALPKDRESIFWFNLLDVPPLPKDAEANVMQVAYRSRIKLFYRPEGLVGNPVKAAESLIWSRGAPGKNGVELQVRNNSPFYVSLANASLKSGNTVLKDSEGKTLAPFSTQTITLKGANTLPAGQANVTYSWVNDYGAAVEHSTQLTP; encoded by the coding sequence ATGATGAACAGATCGCGGATTTTAGCTCTTCTTTTTATTGTACTGTACGGTTGGATATTTCAGGTGCAGGCTAACGTAGTCATTTCTGGCACCAGGCTGATTTATCCGGCTAAAGAGCGGGAAATTACGCTCAAAACGACCAATATGGGTAAAGATCCCTCGATGGTTCAGGTGTGGATCGATCGTGGCGACCCCAATAGCCGGGCCGACACGGCCAATGCCCCATTCCTGGTGACTCCACCGCTGGTGCGTATTGACCCCAACAAAGGGCAAGCATTCCGTATTGTCTTTACCGGTGCCGCGTTGCCTAAAGATCGGGAGTCGATCTTCTGGTTTAACCTGCTTGATGTGCCACCGTTGCCCAAAGATGCAGAAGCCAACGTGATGCAGGTTGCTTATCGTTCGCGTATCAAACTGTTTTACCGGCCTGAAGGGCTGGTGGGTAACCCGGTTAAGGCCGCTGAATCCCTTATCTGGTCACGGGGAGCGCCAGGCAAAAACGGTGTTGAACTACAGGTGCGTAACAACAGCCCATTTTATGTTTCTTTGGCCAATGCCTCCCTGAAAAGTGGCAATACGGTGTTAAAGGATAGCGAGGGGAAAACCCTGGCGCCGTTCAGCACGCAAACTATCACGCTGAAAGGGGCGAATACGCTGCCAGCAGGGCAAGCCAATGTGACTTACAGTTGGGTTAACGACTACGGTGCTGCGGTTGAGCACTCCACGCAACTCACGCCCTGA